AATGTCCTCCCGGGTGAACACCTCTGTGGCAAACTCGGTACTGGCTTCGGTCCGGTAGGGATTGGTCAAACTGTCGGGTTGAAGATCCGGCCGGGTTGACCTTTTTGACCCTGTCACGGTGAGCGGTTCTAATTCCTGAATGTCTGTTTGGGTATCTTCGTCTCCGGTTTCATCCCCCATTGCATAGGGTGTATTTAAAATCAGGGCGATCATCAAACACCCCACAAGAAAAAAATTTTTTTTTAATTTTATTTCGCTACAACTCATCAATCTTCTCATCTTTTTTCCTTCATTTTCTTTTCACAACGGTGTTATCTTATCAGCGAGAGTAATTCAGCTTCGGTTAGCTCATAGTGGTAAAACAGGGAGAAAAAAGTCTTCACCCTTGTTTTGACCCAGTTCTCTGGGAAACTTTCCGGATAAAGCACATGGGCTGTCCAGGGAATACCCACAATGCGATTGACCCCGGGCGGACGGTCGAACCAGTTGAAGGGCATCCTTGGGGCGCAATGGATTTGCTGTTTTTGGACGGCAGGCACCTTTTTCCATGTTTCGTCCGCATAGGCGTGCCGGACAAATTCGGGGCTTGTGGTAATGATGATATCAGGATGCCACATCAGTACCGATTCCATGGTCACCTGGGTCATGCCGCGGCCGGATGCGATTTTACACTGGGCAACGTTGATGCCGCCGCACACCTCAATCAACTGTGAATGACAGGAACCGGGCGGATCTGTGGCCAGCCCGTTTTCTTTTTCAGCATAATAGACCCGTCTTTTATTCTTTTCGGCAATGCCGGACACCTTTTGCTGCACCTCCTGCAACACATTTTGGTAGTAGTCGACCAGCGCCCTGCCCCGCTCCGGCACACCAAGAATCTCTCCCATAAACGCCAGGGTCTGGGCATAACCAACCGCGTCTCTCGTATTGTCCACACAGACGACCGGGATGCTGCCGAACTTTTCTTGAACCAGGTCGACCCTTGAAGAATCGGCGCCGGCCGCGTATGACGTAAACACCAGGTCGGGGTGTGCTGCAATATAAGCTTCATAGTTGCTAACCTGGCGTCCCCAGCCCAGCACGGGGATATGCCGAAATTTTTCAGGGATATACTTCCGGGCCTGCCCGGCTGGGGAAAAAAACCATCCGCCCAACTTTTCCGGCGCAATCATGTAGACAAATGTCGACGGCGGCGGAGAGGTGGCCAGTACTTTGGTTATGTTTGCCGGTATCTTTACTTTCCGGCCGGCCATATCCGTTATCTCCCGGCATGATCCGGCAACCGGGCCGGCACCTTTGACCCCTGCCGGGAAAAGGCCTGCCAGCATCAGTATGCTGAGAAAAACGGTTAATTTTCGAATCACTATCATCTTCCTTTCACCTTTAAATTT
Above is a window of uncultured Desulfobacter sp. DNA encoding:
- a CDS encoding ABC transporter substrate-binding protein — its product is MIRKLTVFLSILMLAGLFPAGVKGAGPVAGSCREITDMAGRKVKIPANITKVLATSPPPSTFVYMIAPEKLGGWFFSPAGQARKYIPEKFRHIPVLGWGRQVSNYEAYIAAHPDLVFTSYAAGADSSRVDLVQEKFGSIPVVCVDNTRDAVGYAQTLAFMGEILGVPERGRALVDYYQNVLQEVQQKVSGIAEKNKRRVYYAEKENGLATDPPGSCHSQLIEVCGGINVAQCKIASGRGMTQVTMESVLMWHPDIIITTSPEFVRHAYADETWKKVPAVQKQQIHCAPRMPFNWFDRPPGVNRIVGIPWTAHVLYPESFPENWVKTRVKTFFSLFYHYELTEAELLSLIR